In Chrysiogenia bacterium, one genomic interval encodes:
- a CDS encoding DUF721 domain-containing protein, translating to MANPPKGIGGLINKALRDQGLGPRVAEVDLKKRWAEIIGPDLAHYVAPESLKHGELTVTVASAVWSQEIMGMQEQLLAQIRERMHSPAVQSLRVRIGRVPAPPPEKKPLVLPPVESLPEEIRAHLAKVEDPEVREVLTRFALRYEAKKLG from the coding sequence ATGGCGAATCCTCCCAAAGGCATCGGCGGCCTCATCAACAAGGCCCTCCGCGATCAGGGCCTGGGCCCCCGCGTGGCCGAAGTGGACCTGAAAAAGCGCTGGGCCGAGATCATCGGCCCCGACCTGGCTCACTACGTCGCGCCCGAATCGCTCAAGCACGGCGAGCTCACCGTCACCGTCGCCAGCGCCGTGTGGAGCCAGGAAATCATGGGAATGCAGGAGCAGCTCCTCGCCCAGATTCGCGAGCGCATGCACTCGCCCGCTGTCCAGAGCCTGCGTGTGCGCATCGGCCGCGTCCCCGCGCCGCCGCCCGAGAAGAAACCGCTCGTCCTCCCGCCGGTCGAGAGCCTGCCCGAAGAAATCCGCGCGCACCTGGCAAAGGTTGAAGACCCCGAAGTGCGCGAGGTGCTCACGCGCTTTGCGTTGCGGTATGAGGCGAAGAAGCTGGGCTGA
- a CDS encoding DUF1015 domain-containing protein, which yields MAEVRAFRGIRYNPEKNPKLGDVMAPPYDVIDDDRRAALAGVSDKNVVRLILPRQDEVSGAADKYAAAAEILKDWSSQEVVAQDSAPAFYRYRQDFTLSGSDEIHSREGLIAAVRLHEFSEGIILPHEKTLSGPKADRLALIEATKTNLSPTFSFYFDPAGNVASAMGEAPADAWCDFTDDENVRHRLWAISDEAQVAAITKAFADLKLYLADGHHRYTTALHYREKIREQNGKTDPEHPAEFMMMFVADAAQMTVLPYNRMLLASAGVDGRKHAPEMIRALHEYFEDETHVTKDEAGQQAFLDALLAADAPYALGIVGPGHAHLLTSKDAAAVEALFDQSVPGPVRALDVAVLHSLILEKQFALTTDKIAEGGKLSYTPDAMKVFGWVNSDKAELGFLLRPTKLEEVRDVAEAGEVMPQKSTYFYPKLLSGLVFRSVAGE from the coding sequence ATGGCAGAAGTAAGAGCCTTTCGCGGCATTCGCTACAACCCGGAAAAGAACCCCAAGCTCGGCGACGTGATGGCGCCGCCCTACGACGTCATTGACGACGACCGGCGCGCCGCGCTGGCCGGCGTGAGCGACAAGAACGTGGTGCGCCTTATCCTGCCCCGGCAGGACGAAGTCAGCGGCGCCGCGGACAAGTACGCTGCCGCCGCCGAGATCCTCAAGGACTGGAGCAGCCAGGAAGTCGTTGCGCAGGATAGCGCGCCGGCCTTCTATCGCTACCGCCAGGACTTCACCCTCTCCGGCTCGGACGAGATCCACTCGCGCGAGGGTCTCATCGCCGCAGTGCGCCTGCACGAGTTTTCCGAGGGGATCATTCTGCCGCACGAAAAAACCCTGAGCGGCCCCAAGGCCGATCGCCTTGCGCTCATCGAGGCGACAAAGACGAACCTCTCGCCGACTTTCTCTTTCTACTTCGATCCCGCCGGCAACGTGGCCTCTGCCATGGGCGAAGCACCCGCCGATGCGTGGTGTGACTTCACCGACGACGAAAACGTGCGCCACCGCCTGTGGGCCATCTCCGATGAAGCGCAGGTCGCGGCCATCACCAAGGCCTTCGCCGATCTCAAGCTCTACCTGGCCGACGGCCACCACCGCTACACGACGGCGCTGCACTACCGCGAAAAGATCCGCGAGCAGAACGGCAAAACGGACCCCGAGCATCCGGCCGAGTTCATGATGATGTTCGTTGCCGACGCGGCGCAGATGACGGTGCTTCCCTACAACCGCATGCTGCTGGCCAGCGCGGGCGTCGACGGCCGCAAGCACGCGCCCGAGATGATCCGCGCCCTGCACGAGTATTTTGAGGACGAGACCCACGTGACCAAGGACGAGGCGGGCCAGCAGGCGTTCCTCGATGCACTCCTTGCCGCGGACGCGCCCTACGCGCTGGGCATCGTGGGCCCGGGCCACGCCCACCTGCTCACCTCGAAGGACGCCGCCGCCGTCGAAGCCCTCTTCGATCAATCGGTTCCCGGCCCGGTGCGCGCGCTCGACGTGGCCGTGCTCCACAGCCTGATTCTCGAAAAGCAGTTCGCGCTCACCACCGACAAGATCGCCGAGGGCGGCAAGCTCAGCTACACCCCGGACGCGATGAAAGTCTTCGGCTGGGTGAACTCCGACAAGGCCGAGCTGGGATTCCTGCTGCGCCCGACCAAGCTCGAAGAAGTGCGCGACGTCGCCGAAGCCGGCGAGGTCATGCCCCAGAAGAGCACCTACTTCTATCCCAAGCTCCTGAGCGGTCTCGTTTTCAGGAGCGTTGCGGGGGAGTAA
- a CDS encoding threonylcarbamoyl-AMP synthase, with product MTTKFQTSALKDKDYESIAARLRKGEVLLYPTETTYGLGCVASERAGIERIFELKQRPAERPFLVLVRDRKMLAEYVSEIPAPYEPLMERFWPGPLTLVFPARENLLPLELLAPGLSTLAIRISSDPFCARLLEALGAPLVSTSANLSGAPNPTSLEDVSHFVKNGVDMLVDGGALSGRPSTVVRLDGGKAAIVREGALSAEDLGIA from the coding sequence GTGACCACGAAGTTCCAGACCAGCGCCCTCAAGGACAAGGACTACGAGTCCATCGCCGCGCGGCTGCGCAAGGGCGAGGTGCTGCTCTATCCGACCGAAACGACCTACGGCCTGGGCTGCGTGGCGAGCGAGCGCGCGGGCATCGAGCGCATCTTCGAACTCAAGCAGCGCCCGGCCGAGCGGCCGTTCCTCGTGCTGGTGCGCGACCGAAAGATGCTCGCCGAATATGTGAGCGAAATCCCGGCCCCCTATGAGCCGCTCATGGAGCGCTTCTGGCCCGGACCGCTCACTCTGGTCTTCCCCGCGCGCGAGAACCTGCTCCCGCTCGAGCTGCTGGCGCCGGGCCTGAGCACGCTGGCGATCCGGATTTCATCCGACCCCTTCTGCGCGCGCCTCCTTGAAGCCCTCGGCGCGCCGCTGGTCTCCACGAGCGCCAACCTCTCGGGGGCTCCCAATCCCACGAGCCTTGAAGATGTGTCGCATTTCGTAAAAAACGGCGTCGATATGCTGGTCGACGGCGGCGCCCTCTCGGGACGGCCCTCCACCGTGGTGCGCCTGGACGGCGGCAAAGCCGCGATCGTGCGCGAGGGGGCGCTGAGCGCGGAAGATCTGGGGATTGCGTAA
- the purE gene encoding 5-(carboxyamino)imidazole ribonucleotide mutase: protein MADVLILMGSDSDAEVMKVARDELRKMGISVHMTVASAHRTPDRVHTLVSEAEANGTKVFISGAGAAAHLGGVIASITTRPVIGVPIASSEMGSGLDALLSTVQMPPGIPVACSAIGKAGAKNAAILAAQIIGVGDPEVANAVKESRANMRKQVLEKAKKVEEME, encoded by the coding sequence ATGGCTGACGTACTGATCCTGATGGGTTCCGATTCCGACGCCGAGGTGATGAAGGTGGCCCGCGATGAGCTGCGCAAGATGGGCATCAGCGTCCACATGACCGTGGCGAGCGCCCACCGCACCCCAGACCGGGTCCACACCCTGGTCAGCGAGGCCGAGGCCAACGGCACCAAGGTGTTCATCTCCGGCGCCGGCGCCGCGGCCCACCTGGGCGGCGTGATTGCCTCGATCACCACGCGCCCCGTCATTGGCGTACCGATTGCTTCTTCGGAGATGGGCTCGGGCCTCGACGCCCTGCTTTCCACGGTCCAGATGCCCCCGGGCATCCCGGTCGCCTGCAGCGCCATCGGCAAGGCCGGCGCCAAGAACGCCGCCATTCTGGCCGCGCAGATCATCGGCGTGGGCGATCCCGAGGTGGCCAACGCCGTCAAGGAATCGCGCGCCAACATGCGCAAGCAGGTCCTCGAGAAGGCCAAGAAGGTCGAAGAGATGGAGTAG
- a CDS encoding HEAT repeat domain-containing protein, with the protein MGIQRSSAPQQAPAVDRLASADPDVQRAAALELAESGDDSALPALTQAFHTENWLVRGACVRAIIAIGGGPALGAFSTALHEGDARIRAAAIEIFRGLGRHAVDPLSQLLKDADTNVVRYAAELLGEIGDPGAGPAVLEAAQSHTDENVRYQGYLTLGKLGYRAAIPQLREALGASLWVQTAALEAIAALAAEELEPDLLALVHKTEVWALPTVLDALGCVGTQSAVEPLYQFIVSDEELSLHSLRALVRVLAKPKVSRQFEGRERDNILGVARRAIASSDPELRRAGIDMAGRLADEESIGLLIPLLDTDSDADESGELLDEEEAAAAAQALMSIGAAVEEALVAAFTGLEAAGQILAMDVLGHVGSVRSGKLLVQLLDHEDVEINRAACDALGRIGDPRFADALIFQFQHPFASVRSAAQRALSRFPREVITPKLRPLLSDPLSDVRAMAASTLGALQVQDAAGELKHLLVDPDNLVKQAAVFALAALEERQVGSLPLLLMGNNDPVLRRSSAQVVGQLRDRRAVEPLVYLLQFDEDMWVRFQAARALGEIGMGESRDARAVEPMLDRLNDDVGLVRVAAAEALVRLTGEEYRDRLLPMAEDPDPDVRRALVRLLGSNEVDGVGKILVRAMRDTAWKVRYAALVEAARRPDDEVLLAFRDLVRDEHELVRQRASELIEDVERRVGIGA; encoded by the coding sequence ATGGGAATTCAGCGATCGAGCGCACCCCAGCAGGCTCCCGCCGTCGACCGCCTTGCGTCGGCTGACCCCGACGTCCAGCGAGCCGCGGCGCTTGAGCTTGCCGAGAGTGGTGATGATTCAGCCCTTCCGGCGCTGACGCAGGCTTTCCATACCGAAAACTGGCTGGTACGCGGCGCGTGCGTGCGGGCGATCATCGCCATCGGCGGCGGCCCGGCGCTGGGGGCCTTTTCCACCGCCCTGCACGAGGGAGACGCGCGCATTCGCGCCGCGGCGATCGAGATCTTTCGCGGCCTGGGCCGCCACGCCGTCGATCCCCTCTCCCAGCTTCTCAAGGATGCAGACACCAATGTCGTGCGCTACGCCGCCGAGCTGCTCGGTGAGATCGGCGATCCCGGTGCGGGTCCCGCCGTGCTGGAGGCCGCGCAGAGCCACACCGACGAAAATGTGCGCTACCAGGGCTACCTCACCCTTGGAAAGCTCGGCTACCGCGCCGCCATCCCGCAACTGCGTGAGGCGCTGGGGGCCTCGCTCTGGGTGCAGACCGCCGCGCTCGAAGCCATCGCGGCGTTGGCGGCCGAAGAACTCGAACCCGACCTGCTCGCCCTCGTTCATAAAACCGAGGTCTGGGCCCTGCCCACGGTGCTCGACGCGCTTGGATGCGTGGGAACCCAGAGCGCGGTTGAGCCGCTCTATCAGTTCATCGTCAGCGACGAAGAGCTCTCCCTGCACTCGCTGCGCGCGCTGGTTCGCGTGCTGGCCAAACCGAAGGTCTCCCGCCAGTTCGAGGGGCGCGAGCGCGACAACATTCTGGGCGTTGCCAGGCGTGCGATCGCTTCGAGCGATCCCGAGCTGCGCCGCGCCGGCATCGACATGGCCGGCCGCCTGGCCGACGAGGAATCGATCGGCCTGCTGATTCCCTTGCTCGATACCGACTCCGATGCAGACGAGAGCGGCGAGCTGCTCGACGAAGAAGAAGCAGCGGCGGCAGCGCAGGCGCTGATGAGCATCGGCGCTGCGGTGGAGGAGGCGCTCGTCGCGGCCTTCACCGGTCTCGAAGCGGCCGGGCAGATTCTCGCCATGGATGTTCTCGGTCACGTCGGCAGCGTGCGCTCTGGCAAGCTGCTCGTGCAGCTTCTCGATCACGAAGACGTCGAGATCAACCGCGCCGCCTGCGACGCGCTCGGCCGGATCGGCGATCCGCGCTTTGCCGACGCGCTGATTTTCCAGTTCCAGCATCCCTTCGCCTCGGTGCGCAGCGCCGCGCAGCGCGCGCTCAGCCGCTTCCCGCGCGAGGTGATTACCCCCAAACTCCGGCCGCTGCTCTCCGACCCGCTCTCGGACGTGCGCGCCATGGCCGCCAGCACGCTGGGCGCGCTGCAGGTGCAGGACGCCGCCGGCGAGCTTAAGCACCTGCTCGTCGATCCCGACAACCTCGTCAAGCAGGCCGCCGTGTTCGCGCTGGCCGCGCTCGAAGAGCGGCAGGTGGGATCGCTGCCGCTGCTGCTCATGGGCAACAACGACCCGGTGCTGCGCCGGAGCTCGGCGCAGGTGGTGGGCCAGCTTCGCGACCGTCGCGCGGTCGAGCCGCTCGTCTATCTGCTTCAGTTTGACGAGGACATGTGGGTGCGCTTCCAGGCCGCGCGCGCACTCGGTGAGATCGGCATGGGCGAGAGCCGCGACGCCCGCGCCGTAGAGCCCATGCTCGATCGCCTGAACGATGACGTGGGCCTGGTGCGCGTGGCGGCGGCCGAGGCGCTGGTTCGTCTGACGGGCGAGGAATACCGGGACCGGCTGCTTCCCATGGCCGAGGATCCCGATCCCGACGTGCGGCGCGCACTGGTGCGCCTTCTCGGATCGAACGAAGTGGACGGAGTCGGCAAGATTCTGGTGCGCGCGATGCGCGACACCGCGTGGAAGGTCCGCTACGCGGCGCTCGTTGAGGCGGCGCGCCGGCCCGACGACGAAGTGCTGCTGGCATTTCGCGATCTGGTGCGCGACGAGCACGAACTGGTGCGTCAGCGCGCGAGCGAACTCATCGAAGACGTCGAACGGCGCGTCGGGATTGGAGCATAA
- a CDS encoding protein-glutamate O-methyltransferase CheR: MYERPEIHMTQEEFVELRDLICARTGIHIRDTRMEYLEYRVVDRMQATHTRTVRDYYYVLRYNRDADGEMQALINAITVQETHFNRNPAQIKTFREVMMPAVAERRRKAGDRSFNIWSAACATGEEPYTLAICAQESSHQLQGLDVAIHASDISTRALNLAEKASYSQNKLRDYDEATIARYFDQTGDRYVLRERIRSIPKFGRINLVEPGEWRSLPKMDIIFCRNVFIYFDQNAKNKVAQQMYDQLRPGGCVFLGNAETIDVSVVPFKMKFMEGGMVYEKL, encoded by the coding sequence GTGTACGAGAGACCCGAAATCCACATGACGCAAGAGGAGTTCGTGGAACTGCGCGACCTCATCTGCGCGCGCACGGGCATTCACATCCGCGACACGCGGATGGAATACCTGGAGTATCGGGTCGTCGATCGCATGCAGGCGACCCACACGCGGACCGTGCGCGACTACTACTACGTGCTCCGCTACAACCGCGATGCCGATGGCGAGATGCAGGCGCTCATCAACGCCATCACTGTGCAGGAGACCCACTTCAACCGCAATCCGGCGCAGATCAAGACCTTCCGGGAAGTGATGATGCCGGCGGTGGCCGAGCGTCGTCGCAAGGCGGGGGATCGTTCCTTCAATATCTGGAGCGCGGCCTGCGCGACGGGCGAGGAGCCGTATACGCTGGCGATCTGCGCGCAGGAATCGTCTCATCAGCTCCAGGGGCTGGACGTGGCAATTCATGCCTCGGACATCTCGACCCGCGCGCTCAACCTTGCCGAGAAGGCCAGCTATTCCCAGAACAAGCTGCGCGACTACGACGAGGCCACCATCGCCCGGTACTTCGACCAGACCGGCGACCGCTACGTGCTGCGTGAGCGCATCCGTTCCATTCCGAAATTCGGACGCATCAACCTGGTCGAGCCCGGCGAGTGGCGGAGCCTGCCGAAGATGGACATCATCTTCTGCCGCAACGTGTTTATCTATTTTGACCAGAACGCCAAGAACAAGGTGGCCCAGCAGATGTACGATCAGCTTCGGCCCGGCGGCTGCGTCTTCCTCGGCAACGCCGAGACCATCGATGTCTCGGTCGTACCATTCAAAATGAAGTTCATGGAAGGGGGAATGGTCTACGAGAAGCTGTAG
- a CDS encoding response regulator: MSKKILLAEDSVATQKFVSYMLRARGHTVDICNDGIEALQRYAEGSYDLVILDIMMPRMNGLDALREIRSQYPDRKTPVVMLTSESSNEDQQRGLALGADRYLSKPFQPEQLLELVDALG; encoded by the coding sequence ATGTCCAAGAAGATCCTGCTCGCAGAAGACTCGGTGGCAACCCAGAAGTTCGTCAGCTACATGCTGCGCGCCCGGGGCCACACGGTCGATATCTGCAACGATGGCATTGAAGCCCTCCAGCGATACGCGGAGGGAAGCTACGATCTGGTCATTCTCGACATCATGATGCCGAGGATGAACGGCCTCGACGCGCTGCGTGAAATCCGCAGCCAGTATCCCGACCGCAAGACACCGGTGGTGATGCTCACCAGCGAATCGAGCAACGAGGACCAGCAGCGGGGCCTGGCGCTGGGGGCCGACCGCTATCTCTCGAAGCCCTTTCAGCCCGAGCAACTGCTCGAATTGGTGGACGCGCTTGGGTAA